Proteins encoded within one genomic window of Calliopsis andreniformis isolate RMS-2024a unplaced genomic scaffold, iyCalAndr_principal scaffold0008, whole genome shotgun sequence:
- the LOC143186581 gene encoding uncharacterized protein LOC143186581, giving the protein MSVLVCPASDLRLHSLRYHDAQLAVYFASSSRSWALRIRAVTLSSLSTARQPNVGLRLSASTCFIAVPGRCSIEYSNSSSSNAQRATRTQRSFFRMVNANARQSVTILNGMPSK; this is encoded by the exons ATGTCCGTTCTCGTGTGCCCTGCGAGTGACCTGCGTTTGCATTCCCTTAGGTACCACGATGCGCAACTCGCCGTCTACTTCGC GTCGTCGTCGCGTTCCTGGGCCTTACGGATTCGCGCCGTAACGCTATCTTCGCTCTCTACCGCGAGACAGCCCAACGTGGGATTACGACTAAGCGCGTCAACGTGTTTCATCGCGGTTCCGGGTCGGTGCTCGATCGAGTATTCGAATTCCTCGAGCAGTAACGCCCAGCGTGCCACCCGAACACAGAGGTCTTTTTTCCGCATGGTCAACGCGAATGCCCGACAATCTGTCACTATTTTGAATGGAATGCCGAGCAAATAA
- the LOC143186582 gene encoding uncharacterized protein LOC143186582, with product MEDVNWQNLTTARLKEMLRERSLSTSGTKNELVARLLEHGGEMDGVFDGAGGGDKETGPTLRDSAQAPELELLRLRLKLVEKEKEMAIREAELAKRELELLRLAPASDELRSTRTEVAAATSEPLRMSITAIAELLSYFDGSEGTFETWTRQFRHLSNVYGLRDDACRILIVSRLRGKALDWFHSRPEYTVMAIETFLEHMSSMFHQRPNRLLARRRFEERTWQRGETFADYLHQNVILANRIPIDGEELIDCIVDGIPDPVLQDQARLQRFRTNADLLEAFGKISLRQKTASATPKGGDPMSRTKGDGPASPATATRRCSNCGDRGHPTSKCPTQNRGRKCFQCNDYGHISRDCPTKKQAPKNVLAVAESAETKFRKDVRVNGCAAVAVLDTGSDVSLIRKSAYFDVGAPPLTNEIIHLRGIGSQEYRTLGKFDAEIMIDDEIREATLHVVENTVLNHGVLLGYDFINAAEWTVRDGTMTLAKRPNTQTIVPEVLYVGHEQERDAIDLSHVKDAKLRKEIETVVREYKPDKSRDVGVTMKIIVKDDEPVYQRPRRLSPSERETVNRQINEWICDGIVQPSLSEYASPVVLVKKKDGTPRLCVDFRQLNAKIVRDRYPLPLIEDQLDFLRDATIYSTLDLRNAFFHVTVEPESRKYTSFVVPDGQYEFLKVPFGLCNSPAVFQRFVNVAFKDLIAERVVLTYIDDLVVPATDYESAKQRLISVLKRASECGLIINWSKCELLKTRVEYLGHVVEGGTVRPSENKAKAVARFPAPTTIKQLQSFLGLAGYFRKFIPEYSTLARPLTRLLKADVPFRFGSEEQNAFQSLKEALLKKPVLRIYWPERETELHTDASIHGYGAILLQRDSEDGH from the exons ATGGAGGACGTGAACTGGCAAAACCTCACCACCGCACGCTTGAAAGAGATGCTGAGGGAGCGATCTCTCTCAACCAGTGGAACGAAGAACGAGCTGGTCGCAAGGTTACTTGAGCACGGCGGCGAGATGGACGGTGTTTTCGATGGAGCTGGTGGAGGTGACAAAGAAACAGGGCCGACACTCCGCGACTCAGCCCAAGCTCCGGAGTTGGAGCTATTGAGGCTGCGACTCAAACTTGTGGAGAAAGAAAAGGAGATGGCCATCCGGGAAGCAGAGCTGGCCAAACGCGAGCTGGAACTTTTGCGACTGGCACCAGCTAGTGACGAACTGCGGTCAACGAGAACGGAGGTTGCAGCCGCGACGTCCGAACCCCTCCGCATGAGCATCACGGCCATTGCGGAGCTCCTGAGTTACTTCGATGGTTCGGAGGGCACGTTCGAGACGTGGACGAGGCAGTTCCGACACCTAAGCAACGTTTACGGTTTGCGAGACGACGCGTGTCGCATTCTCATCGTGTCCAGGCTGCGAGGGAAGGCCCTGGATTGGTTCCATTCTCGACCGGAGTACACGGTAATGGCGATCGAGACCTTTCTGGAACATATGAGTTCCATGTTTCACCAACGACCCAACCGGCTATTGGCGAGGCGACGATTCGAGGAGAGGACGTGGCAGCGGGGAGAAACCTTCGCCGATTACCTCCACCAAAATGTGATCCTGGCGAACCGCATCCCCATAGACGGAGAGGAACTCATCGACTGCATCGTCGATGGGATACCCGACCCTGTCCTTCAGGACCAGGCGCGCCTCCAAAGGTTCCGGACGAACGCCGATCTGCTGGAAGCGTTCGGCAAGATTTCGCTCAGGCAGAAGACAGCcagcgcaacgcccaagggaggGGACCCGATGTCGAGGACCAAGGGCGATGGGCCAGCGAGCCCAGCGACGGCAACGAGAAGATGCTCCAACTGCGGCGACCGAGGACATCCAACGTCGAAATGTCCCACACAGAACAGAGGTCGTAAGTGctttcagtgtaacgattatggTCACATTTCACGCGATTGCCCGACGAAAAAACAGGCCCCGAAAAACGTCCTCGCTGTCGCGGAATCGGCGGAAACGAAATTCCGAAAAGATGTTCGTGTAAACGGGTGCGCTGCGGTGGCCGTCCTTGACACAGGTAGCGATGTCTCTCTAATTCGGAAAAGCGCATACTTCGACGTCGGGGCACCGCCGCTGACAAACGAAATAATACATCTCCGGGGAATTGGCTCGCAAGAGTATCGGACTCTCGGGAAGTTTGACGCGGAGATCATGATCGACGACGAGATACGCGAAGCTACATTGCACGTTGTAGAAAACACGGTCCTGAATCATGGAGTGTTGCTCGGCTATGATTTCATAAATGCCGCGGAGTGGACGGTAAGAGACGGCACGATGACATTGGCGAAACGGCCGAATACGCAGACTATCGTGCCcgaagttttatacgttggccaCGAACAGGAACGCGACGCGATCGACCTATCTCACGTGAAAGACGCGAAATTACGAAAAGAGATCGAGACGGTCGTTCGCGAGTACAAGCCTGACAAAAGCCGCGACGTCGGGGTAACAATGAAAATTATTGTCAAGGACGACGAGCCGGTGTATCAGCGACCGAGGAGACTATCTCCCTCCGAGAGAGAGACGGTTAATCGGCAAATAAACGAGTGGATATGCGACGGCATAGTACAACCCTCTCTTTCGGAGTATGCAAGCCCAGTGGTTCTTGTTAAAAAGAAGGACGGTACTCCTCGCTTGTGCGTCGATTTCCGACAACTGAATGCTAAAATCGTTCGCGACCGATACCCCCTTCCACTGATCGAGGATCAATTAGATTTTTTACGGGACGCAACCATTTACAGCACGTTAGACTTGCGGAACGCGTTCTTTCACGTCACAGTCGAACCAGAAAGCCGAAAATATACGTCCTTCGTAGTACCCGACGGGCAATACGAATTTCTAAAAGTACCATTCGGCTTATGTAACTCGCCTGCTGTTTTTCAAAGGTTCGTGAACGTTGCGTTTAAAGACCTCATTGCGGAGAGGGTCGTCTTAACGTACATCGACGATTTGGTAGTACCCGCGACAGATTACGAAAGCGCCAAGCAACGATTGATAAGCGTCCTTAAACGAGCGTCAGAATGCGGTCTAATAATAAACTGGTCCAAATGCGAACTTTTGAAGACGCGGGTGGAGTACCTCGGACATGTAGTGGAAGGAGGCACGGTGCGCCCTTCGGAAAACAAAGCGAAGGCGGTAGCCCGTTTCCCCGCACCGACGACGATTAAACAATTGCAGAGCTTTCTTGGGCTAGCCGGATACTTCCGGAAATTCATTCCGGAATATTCTACATTGGCGCGTCCACTAACACGACTATTAAAAGCCGATGTGCCCTTCCGGTTCGGGTCGGAAGAGCAGAACGCATTTCAGTCGCTCAAGGAAGCTCTACTCAAGAAACCAGTTCTGCGAATTTACTGGCCCGAGCGGGAAACAGAGCTACACACGGACGCGTCTATACACGGCTACGGGGCAATATTACTACAGCGTGATAGCGAGGACG GGCATTAA